In the Colwellia sp. 20A7 genome, one interval contains:
- the hutG gene encoding N-formylglutamate deformylase, producing the protein MNASYSLTSGNIGMLISMPHNGQLIPKHIADSMTENGHNVADTDWYIDKLYDFATAMGIYTLVPKYSRYVIDLNRSPSGVALYAGADNTELCPTTAFDLSPLYLDGKNPTPEEITGRVEDYWQPYHQALADTLIHLKRKYGRVVLLDAHSILSQVPRFFEGQLPDFNFGSADGTSCDQALLDRLKNLDLTPYSTIFNGRFKGGYITRAYGDPNNNIHAIQLELSQSTYLDEPSNHYNEQKANQVKVQLKKFVQCLADYTIQE; encoded by the coding sequence ATGAACGCTAGTTACTCCTTAACATCAGGTAATATAGGTATGCTAATTAGTATGCCGCATAATGGTCAACTGATCCCTAAGCATATTGCCGATAGCATGACAGAAAATGGACACAATGTTGCCGATACTGATTGGTATATTGATAAATTATATGACTTCGCCACAGCAATGGGCATTTACACATTGGTCCCAAAGTACAGTCGCTACGTTATTGATTTAAATAGAAGTCCAAGTGGTGTCGCTTTATACGCTGGTGCCGATAATACCGAATTATGTCCAACAACCGCTTTTGACTTATCGCCTCTTTACCTTGACGGTAAAAATCCTACCCCAGAAGAGATTACAGGTAGAGTCGAGGATTACTGGCAGCCATACCATCAAGCGCTAGCAGATACTTTAATACACCTTAAACGTAAATATGGGCGAGTAGTATTGTTAGATGCCCATTCAATTTTATCGCAGGTTCCTCGTTTTTTTGAAGGACAGTTACCCGATTTTAATTTTGGCAGCGCCGATGGAACCAGTTGCGACCAAGCACTGCTAGATAGACTAAAAAATCTGGATTTAACTCCTTATAGCACTATTTTTAATGGTCGCTTTAAAGGTGGCTATATTACCCGTGCATACGGTGATCCAAATAATAATATTCACGCTATTCAATTAGAGTTATCACAAAGTACTTATTTAGATGAGCCCAGTAATCACTATAACGAACAAAAAGCTAATCAAGTAAAAGTTCAACTGAAGAAATTTGTTCAATGCCTAGCCGACTATACAATACAAGAGTAA
- a CDS encoding flagellar hook protein FlgE: MSILNIGLTGLKSTQTALEVTSNNIANSATAGYKQSDAEFASVYNGGQQGGVKVSNIKEDFVTSGEIIRTGNSLDITIDGQGFFAISENGKTAYTQAGQFGLDADLNIVNANGSSLQGFGVSESDDGGDPSIVSGILTDLKIEGANIPAQATDGISFNGNLSSASDLITYPIAPDTFDPTDGSQYNFSQSTEVFDSLGNSHIMTQYFNHTAVNTWQVMYFVDGEPLPDTAIASTGANGTQDVDVDGTTITAGVVTISFDTDGQMDPLDLAFVDPVPPAVADNNADDPYAQREITLTFTASGGGAEVALKLDMVKTTQFGSSFAMYENDASGYTSGSFSGVTVAEDGKLYATFTNGESKLQGQVALASFANVNGLQPGDNTVWYETEDSGTALFSEPDSGAIGKLLSGSYMGSNVDVSEQLVGLMSFQQNYQANAKTISTADEMMQILFSNT, from the coding sequence ATGTCTATATTGAATATTGGTCTTACAGGCCTGAAAAGTACGCAAACTGCGTTAGAAGTTACCAGTAATAATATTGCTAACTCGGCTACGGCAGGCTATAAACAGTCTGATGCTGAATTTGCCTCAGTATATAATGGTGGTCAGCAAGGTGGTGTTAAAGTTTCAAATATTAAAGAAGATTTTGTTACCAGTGGTGAAATAATTCGAACCGGTAATTCTCTCGATATCACAATTGACGGCCAAGGTTTTTTTGCTATTTCAGAAAACGGTAAAACAGCCTACACCCAAGCGGGTCAGTTTGGTTTAGATGCTGATTTGAATATAGTTAATGCCAATGGTAGTAGTTTACAAGGTTTTGGTGTTTCTGAGTCTGATGATGGCGGCGATCCAAGTATTGTGTCTGGTATATTAACTGATTTAAAAATTGAAGGTGCGAATATCCCAGCACAAGCAACGGATGGAATTTCTTTTAATGGTAATTTAAGTTCAGCGAGCGACCTTATTACGTATCCTATAGCCCCTGATACGTTTGATCCTACCGATGGCAGCCAATACAATTTTTCACAATCTACAGAAGTATTTGATTCATTGGGTAATAGCCATATTATGACGCAATATTTTAATCATACAGCTGTAAATACATGGCAAGTAATGTACTTTGTAGATGGCGAGCCTTTACCGGATACTGCTATAGCGAGTACTGGGGCGAATGGTACGCAAGATGTTGATGTAGATGGCACAACAATAACAGCAGGTGTCGTGACTATTTCATTTGATACTGATGGCCAAATGGATCCACTAGATCTTGCTTTCGTTGACCCCGTGCCACCAGCGGTAGCTGATAATAATGCCGATGATCCCTATGCTCAGCGTGAAATCACCCTAACGTTTACTGCTAGTGGCGGTGGTGCTGAGGTTGCTTTAAAACTAGATATGGTAAAAACCACCCAATTTGGTAGTAGTTTTGCCATGTATGAAAATGACGCAAGCGGTTATACGTCAGGTTCCTTTTCAGGCGTGACGGTTGCTGAAGACGGTAAGTTATATGCAACCTTTACTAATGGCGAATCTAAACTGCAAGGGCAAGTAGCATTGGCTTCGTTTGCTAATGTTAATGGCTTGCAGCCTGGTGATAATACTGTTTGGTATGAAACCGAAGACTCTGGTACGGCGTTGTTTAGTGAGCCCGATTCAGGCGCGATTGGCAAGTTACTTTCAGGCTCATATATGGGATCAAATGTTGATGTTAGTGAGCAGTTAGTTGGTCTAATGTCCTTTCAGCAAAATTATCAAGCAAATGCAAAAACAATTAGCACTGCTGATGAAATGATGCAAATCTTATTTAGTAATACCTAA
- the flgG gene encoding flagellar basal-body rod protein FlgG: MNSALWVSKTGLAAQDLRMTTISNNLANVSTAGFKKDRAVFEDLFYQVQKQPGAQADELNQLPSGIQVGTGVRINGTQKQFTEGSFETTSNQLDVAIAGQGFFQIESPDGELLYTRNGQFQLNAESLLVNGNGLPLAQNIALPEGTTKVSIGTDGTVSAVVNNDTQPVELGQLLLVNFANPAGLESLGGNLYRETAASGEAVEGVPGEEAYGGLQQFTIEGSNVSVVEEMVSMIAVQRAYEMNAKVVSAADEMLRFINQNL, from the coding sequence ATGAATTCAGCATTATGGGTAAGTAAAACAGGGTTAGCTGCACAAGATTTGCGCATGACCACTATTTCAAATAATTTAGCGAATGTTAGCACTGCAGGCTTTAAAAAAGACCGTGCAGTTTTTGAAGATTTGTTTTATCAGGTGCAAAAGCAGCCTGGAGCACAAGCTGATGAGTTGAATCAGTTACCATCAGGTATTCAAGTGGGTACTGGTGTACGTATTAATGGTACACAAAAACAGTTTACTGAAGGAAGTTTTGAAACCACCAGTAATCAGTTAGATGTGGCTATAGCAGGTCAGGGGTTCTTCCAAATAGAAAGTCCTGACGGTGAACTTTTATATACACGTAATGGTCAATTTCAACTTAATGCTGAATCCTTACTTGTGAATGGTAACGGTTTACCTTTAGCACAAAATATCGCGTTACCTGAAGGTACAACCAAAGTATCTATTGGCACAGATGGTACGGTTAGCGCTGTGGTAAATAATGATACTCAGCCGGTTGAACTAGGTCAGTTGTTACTTGTAAATTTTGCTAACCCTGCCGGCTTAGAAAGTCTTGGTGGAAATTTATATCGAGAAACTGCCGCGTCAGGAGAAGCCGTTGAAGGTGTACCCGGTGAAGAGGCATACGGTGGTTTACAACAATTTACTATTGAAGGCTCTAATGTCAGTGTTGTTGAAGAAATGGTAAGTATGATTGCCGTGCAGCGTGCTTACGAAATGAACGCTAAAGTGGTATCAGCCGCTGATGAAATGCTACGCTTCATTAATCAAAATTTGTAA
- a CDS encoding flagellar basal body rod protein FlgF: MEKLIYTAVSGAELNNTALRVTANNLANVSTAGFKADLEQAQSMMVTGSGFRTRYHAQMKPVTTDLSPGPIMDTGRNLDIALSEGGYLEVLDNNGDPAYTRSGNLEVDADGFVTVNNRRVQGAGGDIQLPEFGEIEISPDGIINLVPLGGGVIAEEAQLKLASTDGILIKGKDGLLRAENLQPLAQDDQLRLRTGALEGSNVNAVQEMIKTMNISRQFEMNVKMMKAADELASSGNKLISGNG; the protein is encoded by the coding sequence ATGGAAAAGTTAATTTATACTGCTGTTTCTGGCGCGGAACTAAATAATACGGCATTGCGAGTCACTGCCAATAACCTAGCGAATGTCAGTACTGCTGGTTTTAAAGCCGATTTAGAACAAGCACAGTCAATGATGGTTACGGGTAGTGGCTTTCGAACCCGCTATCATGCACAAATGAAACCTGTGACTACAGATCTTTCACCCGGTCCTATTATGGATACTGGCCGCAATCTAGATATTGCACTCAGTGAAGGTGGGTATTTAGAAGTGCTTGATAACAATGGCGATCCTGCTTATACACGCTCGGGTAATTTAGAAGTAGATGCCGATGGCTTTGTAACTGTTAATAATAGACGTGTACAGGGTGCTGGCGGTGATATTCAATTACCTGAATTTGGTGAAATTGAAATCAGTCCAGATGGTATTATTAATTTAGTTCCTTTAGGTGGTGGCGTTATAGCAGAAGAAGCACAACTTAAACTAGCTAGCACCGATGGAATTTTAATTAAAGGCAAGGATGGCTTGTTACGAGCAGAGAACTTACAGCCACTTGCTCAGGACGATCAATTACGTCTTCGCACCGGAGCTCTAGAAGGTTCTAATGTGAACGCAGTACAAGAAATGATTAAAACAATGAATATTAGTCGTCAATTTGAAATGAACGTCAAAATGATGAAAGCAGCTGACGAATTAGCAAGTAGCGGCAATAAACTAATTAGTGGCAATGGTTAA
- the flgM gene encoding flagellar biosynthesis anti-sigma factor FlgM → MNISNKPSIPVEQNNKVNNTLEHSQLQKKSTQSQQADKATSSTSQVSELSKSIDSTFETLSSQTDVDMEKVAEVKAAIANGELILDEETLINALLELHRQ, encoded by the coding sequence ATGAATATAAGTAACAAACCAAGCATACCTGTTGAACAAAACAACAAGGTGAACAATACCTTAGAGCATTCGCAGTTGCAAAAAAAATCGACCCAAAGCCAACAGGCCGATAAAGCAACGAGTTCAACAAGCCAAGTTAGTGAATTAAGTAAATCTATTGACTCAACTTTTGAAACCTTATCTAGCCAAACTGATGTAGATATGGAAAAAGTTGCCGAGGTTAAAGCGGCAATAGCTAATGGCGAACTGATATTAGATGAAGAAACCCTAATCAATGCACTGTTAGAGCTTCATAGACAATGA
- a CDS encoding flagellar hook assembly protein FlgD: MDINSLTQSTTEAAALESNVTGNGQSAQEMSTMFLELLVAQISNQNPLEPMDGTEYVSQLAEFANVESLQSINQNTSSSLSYMNSLMVLEATNMVGESVDVLANSIALENPGSVSGMVNLSSPADSVTVQLYNSNGDLVEEKNLPYTGAGSLRFEFDNQGAGDYAVRAYTTTDNIPKQLDTWLSGDVERVSVGASSDDIILQINGLGNFELTEINQLA, from the coding sequence GTGGATATAAATAGCTTAACTCAAAGTACAACTGAAGCAGCAGCTTTAGAGAGTAATGTCACTGGTAATGGCCAGTCAGCACAAGAAATGTCAACCATGTTTTTAGAGTTATTGGTTGCCCAAATCAGTAATCAAAACCCATTGGAACCAATGGATGGTACTGAATATGTGAGCCAGCTTGCTGAGTTTGCAAACGTTGAGTCGTTACAAAGCATTAATCAAAACACCAGCAGTAGCCTTAGTTATATGAATAGCTTGATGGTACTTGAAGCCACTAACATGGTGGGTGAATCAGTTGATGTACTGGCTAATAGTATTGCACTGGAGAATCCGGGCAGTGTTTCAGGTATGGTCAATTTATCAAGTCCAGCTGATTCTGTCACTGTGCAGCTTTATAACAGTAATGGTGATCTAGTTGAAGAAAAGAACTTACCATATACCGGTGCTGGCTCATTACGTTTTGAGTTTGATAACCAAGGTGCTGGTGATTATGCCGTACGTGCTTATACAACCACAGACAATATACCTAAACAACTAGATACTTGGTTAAGTGGCGACGTTGAGCGCGTATCTGTAGGCGCTTCAAGCGACGATATTATATTACAAATTAATGGTCTGGGTAATTTTGAACTTACTGAAATTAACCAATTAGCTTAA
- the flgC gene encoding flagellar basal body rod protein FlgC: MSFNSIYEISGSAMRAQVMRLDTIASNLANSDTAASSEAGAYKALKPVFSAAYSSNLDDRSISASVDMLGITESDRTVEQRYEPNNPLSNQDGYVFYSNVNVLEEMADMMSASRSYQTSVEVMGRVNSMQQSILKLGQ; encoded by the coding sequence ATGTCTTTTAATTCTATTTACGAGATTAGTGGAAGCGCTATGCGAGCGCAGGTAATGCGTTTAGATACTATTGCTTCAAACTTAGCTAACTCAGATACCGCAGCATCAAGCGAAGCAGGTGCTTATAAAGCATTAAAGCCTGTTTTTTCAGCTGCATACAGTTCAAATCTTGATGATCGTTCTATTTCTGCTTCGGTTGATATGCTTGGTATTACTGAATCGGACCGAACCGTTGAACAGCGTTACGAACCAAATAACCCACTCTCTAACCAAGATGGTTATGTGTTTTATTCTAACGTCAATGTACTTGAAGAAATGGCAGACATGATGTCGGCAAGTCGTAGTTATCAAACCTCAGTAGAAGTAATGGGGCGTGTTAATAGCATGCAACAAAGCATTCTGAAATTAGGTCAATAA
- the flgN gene encoding flagellar export chaperone FlgN: MIIDSIKSFITSLKNDIGKLDVLINALESQYELLSQRDSGLESHNKKMLLILSNLNTTHQQRDDFLNSLGLPCNSEGLHLLCNKLPAPVKKMTTELLQELTMKSKLCKALNERSGQLLANQRQLMQRLTGGKNKSSYPEMNF; encoded by the coding sequence ATGATAATAGACAGCATAAAATCATTTATTACCAGTCTGAAAAATGACATTGGCAAGCTAGATGTGTTAATTAATGCGTTGGAGTCTCAGTATGAGTTATTAAGTCAACGAGACTCAGGATTAGAGAGCCACAATAAAAAAATGCTGCTAATTCTTAGTAACCTGAATACAACACACCAGCAAAGAGATGATTTTTTGAATAGTCTAGGCTTACCTTGTAACAGTGAAGGATTACATTTACTTTGTAATAAATTGCCAGCACCTGTAAAAAAAATGACGACAGAATTACTTCAAGAGTTAACGATGAAGTCTAAATTGTGTAAAGCATTAAATGAACGCTCTGGCCAATTATTAGCAAACCAACGCCAACTAATGCAACGTTTAACTGGTGGTAAAAATAAAAGCTCTTATCCAGAAATGAATTTTTAG
- the flgA gene encoding flagellar basal body P-ring formation chaperone FlgA codes for MTYYSYHLKNNQQAEARLPHRNYLYFLYFMLGCFIGTAQANDINFEQQSKHYINKEIERFLSYHRATSQQQKIDLFIPKGSEDLHCANLQISRSKPSSVPAGRIRLTIKCDSPKWHFRASAKVDLWMNLVVAKRDLQRGEILTADLLETRSLNIASHLHGMEVNINNLVGMQVRRNINSGDVINRRLLEKQYLVNRDQHIDLQVSTPTFNASVTAIALEDGQLGQRIKVKNLTSGQIVEGQVIGKGTVKIFL; via the coding sequence ATGACTTATTATTCATACCATTTAAAAAACAACCAACAAGCGGAAGCTAGGCTTCCGCATAGGAACTACTTATACTTCCTCTATTTTATGCTAGGTTGCTTTATAGGAACTGCGCAAGCGAACGACATTAATTTTGAGCAACAATCTAAACACTACATCAACAAAGAAATAGAACGATTTTTAAGCTATCATAGAGCAACAAGCCAACAACAAAAAATTGATTTATTCATTCCAAAAGGCAGCGAAGATTTACATTGTGCTAACTTACAAATTTCACGTTCGAAGCCGTCGTCAGTGCCTGCAGGTAGAATAAGATTAACCATAAAGTGTGATTCACCCAAATGGCACTTTAGAGCGAGTGCGAAGGTAGATCTATGGATGAATTTAGTCGTAGCAAAACGTGATTTACAACGCGGTGAAATACTCACTGCTGACTTACTTGAGACTCGCTCACTAAATATTGCTAGCCATTTACACGGCATGGAAGTTAATATCAATAATTTAGTTGGTATGCAGGTTCGTCGTAACATAAATAGCGGTGACGTGATAAATCGTCGCTTGTTAGAGAAACAATATTTGGTTAATCGTGACCAGCATATCGATTTACAAGTCTCGACACCAACATTTAATGCCAGCGTTACCGCAATTGCTTTAGAGGATGGTCAGCTAGGGCAGCGAATTAAAGTTAAAAACCTTACTTCAGGTCAAATAGTTGAAGGGCAAGTTATCGGAAAAGGAACAGTAAAAATATTTCTTTAA
- a CDS encoding flagellar basal body L-ring protein FlgH, with amino-acid sequence MFNFTVIVTVILLLSGCSSSYDQEYVQCPVFGGEPKCPNIKEDKSKEDYEIEQDASQVGLNYEDGSLYSEQYMFSLYADKRAYRVGDILTVVLSERTQSSKSAGSSLDKSTDIDVGVPFAGGLNVADFNLGVGSSTGFDGSSSTSQQNFLSGAITVRVTHVLSNDTLVIRGRKRIQLNQGDEYIEIEGLVRPGDIDVANRISSLRIAEAQISYTGKGTFADASSPGWFTSLFSRYLNPF; translated from the coding sequence ATGTTTAATTTTACCGTAATCGTTACCGTCATTTTGTTACTAAGTGGTTGTAGTTCTAGCTACGACCAAGAGTATGTTCAATGCCCTGTTTTTGGTGGAGAACCTAAGTGTCCTAATATTAAAGAAGATAAATCAAAAGAAGATTACGAAATTGAGCAGGATGCTTCTCAAGTCGGCTTGAATTATGAAGATGGTAGTCTTTATAGTGAACAGTATATGTTTTCGCTTTATGCAGATAAACGCGCCTATCGAGTTGGCGATATTTTAACTGTGGTACTTAGTGAGCGAACTCAATCAAGTAAAAGTGCAGGATCTAGCCTTGATAAAAGCACCGATATTGATGTAGGTGTACCCTTTGCTGGTGGGCTCAATGTTGCAGATTTTAATCTGGGTGTTGGTTCAAGCACTGGCTTTGATGGTAGTAGTAGTACTAGCCAACAAAACTTTTTAAGTGGTGCGATCACCGTGCGCGTTACCCATGTGTTATCGAACGACACCTTGGTTATTCGCGGCCGTAAGCGTATTCAATTAAATCAAGGTGATGAATACATAGAAATTGAAGGGTTAGTCCGACCAGGCGATATTGATGTCGCTAACAGAATTTCCTCATTACGTATTGCGGAAGCGCAAATTAGTTATACAGGTAAAGGAACCTTTGCTGATGCATCAAGCCCAGGCTGGTTTACATCTTTATTCTCGCGTTATTTAAACCCATTTTAA
- the flgB gene encoding flagellar basal body rod protein FlgB, with amino-acid sequence MALFDQSLGVHPFSMQLRMDRAEIIAGNLANVETPGFKARDINYKQIMESVSSDLSQNHLVGFSGIEQHQLQYRVPYQASSDGNSVELNVEQAKFSSNSMDFQTSMTFLNMKISGLHKVIKGD; translated from the coding sequence ATGGCATTATTTGATCAATCCCTAGGCGTGCATCCATTTTCGATGCAATTAAGGATGGATAGAGCTGAAATTATTGCGGGCAACTTGGCTAATGTGGAAACGCCAGGGTTTAAAGCGCGTGATATCAACTATAAGCAAATCATGGAAAGTGTCTCTAGTGATCTTTCACAAAACCATCTAGTTGGATTTTCTGGAATTGAACAACATCAACTTCAATACCGTGTTCCTTATCAAGCTTCAAGCGATGGTAATAGCGTTGAACTAAACGTAGAGCAAGCTAAATTTTCTAGTAATAGCATGGATTTTCAAACAAGCATGACATTTTTGAATATGAAAATAAGTGGTCTACATAAAGTTATCAAGGGAGATTAA
- a CDS encoding formimidoylglutamate deiminase has product MKKYYAKNILLNDGWATDKTLTIEDGVITAITSGKVNEVEEFQGTVIPGMINCHSHAFQRAFAGFSEQGSEGKDSFWTWRKIMYKFLSQLTPEDTQIIAQQLYIEMLKMGYTRVAEFHYLHHDINGSSCNSTYNNQSQEKLATMAQAIFNAAQYSGIGLTLLPVLYQYSGFGQQAPTDGQKRFINSTSQFNQLVSDCYELSQQYQNSNIGIAPHSLRAVDKEAMTIAVEHVRSLDPKAPIHIHIAEQQQEVNDCLNHYAKRPVEWLLDNMQLDESWCLIHATHINKKEQQGIIASKAITGICPTTEANLGDGIFPTTDFLALGGSFAIGSDSHISVNPIEELRWLEYAQRLTKQQRALLASANVASVGQNLWQESALGGAQSTNSNTGALSIGKQADLLVIDDKKTALFANKNQYLLDSIIFASQSNTITDVMVNGNWVVLNGQHQHEKVSAEKFAQLLTTLSA; this is encoded by the coding sequence ATGAAAAAATACTATGCGAAAAACATTCTGTTAAACGACGGTTGGGCGACAGATAAAACACTTACCATTGAAGATGGCGTTATTACAGCGATCACCTCAGGTAAAGTAAATGAAGTAGAAGAATTTCAAGGCACGGTAATTCCAGGAATGATAAACTGCCATTCTCACGCCTTTCAACGTGCTTTTGCAGGCTTTAGTGAACAAGGTAGCGAAGGTAAAGATAGCTTTTGGACTTGGCGTAAAATAATGTACAAGTTCCTGTCACAATTAACTCCTGAAGACACTCAAATAATTGCTCAACAATTGTATATTGAAATGTTAAAAATGGGTTATACACGCGTTGCTGAATTTCACTATTTACATCACGATATTAATGGCAGTTCTTGTAACAGCACTTATAATAATCAATCACAAGAAAAACTAGCAACAATGGCGCAAGCTATTTTTAATGCTGCTCAATACTCAGGTATAGGTTTAACCTTATTACCTGTTTTATACCAATACTCAGGCTTTGGTCAGCAAGCACCGACCGACGGGCAAAAACGCTTTATTAATTCCACTTCACAATTTAATCAATTAGTAAGTGATTGTTATGAATTAAGCCAACAATATCAAAATAGTAATATTGGTATAGCACCTCATTCATTACGTGCTGTTGATAAAGAGGCAATGACAATTGCAGTTGAACATGTGCGTTCATTAGATCCTAAAGCACCTATCCATATTCATATTGCGGAGCAACAACAAGAAGTAAACGATTGCCTAAATCACTATGCAAAGCGTCCAGTTGAGTGGTTATTAGATAATATGCAACTAGATGAAAGTTGGTGCTTAATTCATGCAACACATATAAACAAGAAAGAGCAACAAGGTATTATAGCCAGTAAAGCTATCACCGGCATATGTCCTACTACAGAAGCAAATTTAGGTGATGGCATTTTCCCAACAACAGATTTCCTGGCGTTAGGTGGCTCCTTTGCCATAGGCTCTGATAGCCATATTTCTGTCAACCCTATTGAAGAGTTGCGTTGGTTAGAATATGCCCAACGGTTAACGAAGCAACAAAGAGCGCTTCTTGCTTCAGCTAACGTTGCCTCTGTAGGACAAAATTTATGGCAAGAGTCAGCTTTAGGTGGTGCACAAAGTACAAATTCAAATACAGGTGCATTATCGATAGGTAAACAAGCTGATTTACTTGTGATTGACGATAAAAAAACAGCTCTATTTGCCAATAAAAACCAATATTTACTTGATAGTATTATTTTTGCTAGCCAGAGCAACACAATTACAGATGTTATGGTTAATGGGAATTGGGTTGTGCTAAATGGCCAGCACCAACACGAAAAAGTTAGCGCTGAAAAATTTGCACAACTATTAACAACATTATCAGCCTAA